GTTATAACTTCCAGTGGGCCTGGTCGTCGGGCTGGAGCGCCGGGCAGGTGGTATGACCCCTGACCGGCAGCCCCGCATCATGCGGCGTGACGCTCGCCGGTCGGGCCGAAATGACCAATATAGCGGGGGCTGATCGCCGATACCGGCAGCACGATCAGCACATCGGTGGTGCCGAACTGATGGTCGACCACGGCGCCGTCGCCGACATGCGCGCCGAGCCGGAGATAACCCTTGATCAGCGGCGGCAGGGCATGCAGCGCGCGCTTCACGTCGAGTGCATCCTTGGACAGGCGCCCCATGCCGACATAACGCGACGGCAAGGCGCGCGCCGCCCATTCCTCGGGCGCGGCGGCGTGATGGTGCAGGAATGACAGTTCCAGCGACAGGGCCTTCGGATCGGTGCCGTCGAGGCTGGCGCAGCCGAACATCGCATCGATGCGATGGCGCAGCACATAGGTCCAGATGCCGTGCCAGAGCAGTTCCACCGTGCGCTTGTTGCGATAGGCCGGCTTGACGCAGGAGCGGCCGAGCTCGAGGAAGCGCAAGCCCTTGTGGCGCTCCAGCAAGCCTGCAATGTCGAATTCGGAGGCGGTGTAGAAGCCGCCGTGGCGATTGGCGACGTCCTGGCGCAGCAGCCGGTAGGTTCCGACGATGGCCGGGCGCGGCGGCCCGAAGCGCGGCCGCTTGACCACGTCATGATCGATCACCACCAGATGGTCGCAGATGGCGTCGAAGGCGTCGATGTCGCGGCGCGCCAGCTTGGACGGACCGTCGGCGATCGCCCGCATCTCCTCGTAGAAGACCTTGAAGCGCAGTTTCTGCGCCCGGCGCACTTCCGCGGCATTGGCCGCGAGCCGTACTTCGAGCGAACCGATGCGCCCAAGCGTTTCCGGCAATTCCGCCCGGGCGTCGCGCAGGCGGATGCCGCCATAGGCGCGCACCATCGGGATGATCTTGCGGCCTTGATCGGCCCAGACGGCCGGGTCCCAGGCTCGCATCGGTGAGGCGTTACGCTTGGCAACCGGCTCGGTCATGGCCGCTGTCTCCCGACGGCATGACGACCGACTCGACCGCGTCGATTCGCCTCATGCGCGTATCGCACCTCGTCTCGCATCAAGCAGACAGGTGAATGACGAAGCTGCGACGGATCAATGACATAGACGGAAGGCGCGGGCATTTTCAAGCAAGGCAGGCGCGACATCGCGGCGCGGACAGCGCGCGGATCCCAGGCCGGACGCGCTGGACGCCTGTCCCGATTATTCGGCCGTCGACAGTGTCGCGGCGCGGCCCCGGGAGGCGCCGAGTTCGGCCATATAGGCGCTTGTGGCGACCAGCATGTTGCTCGACGCCTCGGCCAAGCTCGCCAGCACCCGCGACTTCTGCGCATTGCTCAACGGACTGCCGCGAACCGCGGCGCCGAACGACGCGATGCCGCTGGTGATCGACCGCAAGGTCTCGATTTCGACGGTATGGGTCGAGCGCTTGATGTCGTCGGTGACGGACGTCGTTTCGGTCATGCCATGCCCCCCGGCCTGTTCTCTGCCGGAGCCTCACACGACATAGTTAACGTAACGTAAATAACCGGCGGGAAATTCAGCTCCCGCCGGTCTTTGTGACCGATCAGATGGTCTGATTATACTCGCCGACTTCCGGATTCTCGCGGACCACCGCGTCGACCGCCTTGAACATGTCGCGCATCCGCTTCTCCGACACCGGGCTTTCCACCACGACGACCAGTTCGGGCTTGTTCGACGAGGCGCGCACCAGCCCCCAGGTGCCGTCGGACGCGGTGACGCGCACGCCATTCACCGTGACGATGTCGACAATGGCATGGTCGGCGACGCGCTGGGCATGGTCGCGCATGTCCTGGAAGCGCTTGGTGATCCGCTCGACCACCTCATATTTGATCTCGTCGGCGCATTTCGGCGCCATGGTCGGCGTGCCCCAGGTCTTCGGCACCTCGGCATAGAGCTCGGCCATCGACTTGGTGGGGTTGCGGTCGAGCATGTCGAGCACGGCGATCGCGGTGACCACGCCGTCGTCATAACCGCGGCCGACCGGCGCGTTGAAGAAGAAGTGGCCCGACTTCTCGAAGCCGGCCAGCGCATTGAGATCGCGCACCCGCCGCTTGATGTAGGAATGGCCGGTCTTCCAATAGTCGGTGGTGGCGCCGAGCCGCTTCAGCTCCGGATCGGTGGCGAACAGGCCGGTCGACTTCACGTCGACGACGAATTGCGAGGGACCGTGCACCTTGGTCAGATCGCGCGCCAGCATGACGCCGATCTTGTCGGCGAAGATTTCCTCGCCGTGATTGTCGACCACGCCGCAGCGGTCGCCGTCGCCGTCGAAGCCGAGCCCGACATCGGCGCCGTGCTCCTTCACCGCCACCGCCATGGCATGAAGCATCTTCATGTCTTCGGGATTGGGGTTGTAGCGCGGGAAGGTGTAGTCGAGTTCGGCATCGAGCGGGATCACCTCGCAGCCGAGCTTTTCCAGGATCTGCGGCGCGAAGGCACCGGCCGTGCCGTTGCCGCAGGCCGCCACCACCTTCAGCTTGCGGCTGAATTTCGGGCGCTCGGTCAGGTCGCGGATATAGCGTCCGGCGAAGTCCTCGATGAACAGCAGCGAGCCGCCGCCGA
This portion of the Phreatobacter stygius genome encodes:
- a CDS encoding GNAT family N-acetyltransferase — protein: MVRAYGGIRLRDARAELPETLGRIGSLEVRLAANAAEVRRAQKLRFKVFYEEMRAIADGPSKLARRDIDAFDAICDHLVVIDHDVVKRPRFGPPRPAIVGTYRLLRQDVANRHGGFYTASEFDIAGLLERHKGLRFLELGRSCVKPAYRNKRTVELLWHGIWTYVLRHRIDAMFGCASLDGTDPKALSLELSFLHHHAAAPEEWAARALPSRYVGMGRLSKDALDVKRALHALPPLIKGYLRLGAHVGDGAVVDHQFGTTDVLIVLPVSAISPRYIGHFGPTGERHAA
- a CDS encoding phosphomannomutase/phosphoglucomutase, giving the protein MFPKPLPSLTPNTAAYESLPMVKPTGFREYDARWFLGKELNLMGVQAVGMGLGTLIGRMGVKREIVVGHDFRSYSASIKMALVTGLMAAGCKVRDIGLAMSPMAYFAQFELDVPCVAMVTASHNDNGWTGVKMGAQRPVTFGPDEMTALKKIVLEADFDLIGGGSLLFIEDFAGRYIRDLTERPKFSRKLKVVAACGNGTAGAFAPQILEKLGCEVIPLDAELDYTFPRYNPNPEDMKMLHAMAVAVKEHGADVGLGFDGDGDRCGVVDNHGEEIFADKIGVMLARDLTKVHGPSQFVVDVKSTGLFATDPELKRLGATTDYWKTGHSYIKRRVRDLNALAGFEKSGHFFFNAPVGRGYDDGVVTAIAVLDMLDRNPTKSMAELYAEVPKTWGTPTMAPKCADEIKYEVVERITKRFQDMRDHAQRVADHAIVDIVTVNGVRVTASDGTWGLVRASSNKPELVVVVESPVSEKRMRDMFKAVDAVVRENPEVGEYNQTI